A stretch of DNA from Plasmodium cynomolgi strain B DNA, scaffold: 1432, whole genome shotgun sequence:
aaaaaaaaaaaaattgcaagaaGGGATACACGGAATGAAGATTGACACACCTGTGCTCCATTCCAGCGTTGGCACTTCCGAATTTTTGGACTTTTTTCACGTGAATAATATGGTTCGAACGATATATGGAAGGACAACAACATACTACACGTTGCTGCCTTTCCCATGTagtggggaaaacaaaaaatacgcaCCTCCTGGGAGGAGTCTCTCAGAGAAGTGGACACATACCcaggggagaaaagggaaactATTTAACTCATCACTTGGAGTTATTCCCCCGTTTGCTAATTtaaccctcccccccttcagcTCACTTTTATGGATGACTTAAAAAGCTGCGGATTTAAAATACTTTCCACTTGTAAGACTGCATAGGGCTTATTCCTGGAGGGGCCTTCCCCAGGAGTTCCGCTCACTCCCATTTGGCTGTTTCATAATGCACACAGCTATGTGCGTCTATGTACCGCTTCGCACGTTTATGTACTGCTTCGCACGTTTATGTACCGCTTCGCACGTTTATGTACC
This window harbors:
- a CDS encoding rRNA methylase (putative), yielding MKIDTPVLHSSVGTSEFLDFFHVNNMVRTIYGRTTTYYTLLPFPCSGENKKYAPPGRSLSEKWTHTQGRKGKLFNSSLGLTFMDDLKSCGFKILSTCCRPNDSSVNHRLEELANVRLSKNEKFFIILGNETKGLSKEILDRSDICIYINGHRTEQEPPTPDLTPNGNFTLDSLNVNNACAIVLHHFTSHLS